Proteins encoded together in one Astatotilapia calliptera chromosome 7, fAstCal1.2, whole genome shotgun sequence window:
- the tmem170a gene encoding transmembrane protein 170A isoform X1 translates to MQDRYNEIGFVQQILGLNLVPRKNSTNRGNDTSLSDFSEMWYGVFLWAAVSSLVFHLPAALLSLASLRQHKFARFMPIAILLMGIVGPVFGGVLTSAAIAGVYKAAGKTMISLEALVFGVGQSFCVLLISFLRILATL, encoded by the exons ATGCAGGATAGGTACAACGAAATAGGCTTTGTCCAGCAAATACTCGGTTTGAATTTGGTGCCGAGAAAAAATAGTACAAACCGAGGCAATGACACATCTCTCAGCGACTTCTCAG AGATGTGGTATGGCGTGTTTCTGTGGGCAGCGGTCTCCTCTCTTGTGTTCCACCTGCCTGCAGCTTTACTGTCCCTAGCCTCACTGCGCCAGCACAAATTTGCCCGGTTCATGCCCATTGCGATCCTCCTCATGGGCATTGTGGGACCAGTGTTTGGGGGAGTCCTAACTA gtgCAGCCATAGCAGGTGTGTAcaaggcagcagggaagacgATGATATCTTTGGAGGCGCTGGTGTTTGGTGTCGGGCAGTCGTTTTGTGTTCTCCTCATCTCCTTCCTCAGGATACTTGCAACCCTTTAG
- the tmem170a gene encoding transmembrane protein 170A isoform X2: MWYGVFLWAAVSSLVFHLPAALLSLASLRQHKFARFMPIAILLMGIVGPVFGGVLTSAAIAGVYKAAGKTMISLEALVFGVGQSFCVLLISFLRILATL, translated from the exons ATGTGGTATGGCGTGTTTCTGTGGGCAGCGGTCTCCTCTCTTGTGTTCCACCTGCCTGCAGCTTTACTGTCCCTAGCCTCACTGCGCCAGCACAAATTTGCCCGGTTCATGCCCATTGCGATCCTCCTCATGGGCATTGTGGGACCAGTGTTTGGGGGAGTCCTAACTA gtgCAGCCATAGCAGGTGTGTAcaaggcagcagggaagacgATGATATCTTTGGAGGCGCTGGTGTTTGGTGTCGGGCAGTCGTTTTGTGTTCTCCTCATCTCCTTCCTCAGGATACTTGCAACCCTTTAG